A single genomic interval of Labeo rohita strain BAU-BD-2019 unplaced genomic scaffold, IGBB_LRoh.1.0 scaffold_202, whole genome shotgun sequence harbors:
- the LOC127159241 gene encoding GTPase IMAP family member 9-like: protein MTPPAQTDFFLLSCLEQVRIVLLGKNVSENSCVGNFILGRAAFDSEAPPDVVERVGGRLKDRHVMVINSPQLLQPHLSLHQITQTVKECVYLSDPGPHVIVLLFRHEQCSTEDQECVEKVLDSFSERVLQHTMVLTTQEPTETNEILQKIIQKCANRHFSIQRSSSPDDLLQIFEDIVRMNEERPLVCAEYKASQYLAQKQQTEERFSEGVKLNLVVYGSDRTLKSSISERILQQTERRSDVELHGRLINLVELPALFNTQLSEEEVM from the exons ATGACTCCACCCGCACAAACCGATTTCTTCCTGCTCTCCTGTTTGGAGCAAG TGAGGATTGTACTGCTGGGGAAGAATGTTTCAGAAAACAGTTGCGTGGGAAACTTCATATTAGGACGAGCAGCGTTTGACAGTGAAGCTCCTCCAGATGTTGTAGAGAGAGTGGGAGGAAGATTAAAGGACAGACATGTGATGGTCATCAACAGTCCTCAGCTGCTTCAGCCACATCTGTCACTCCATCAGATCACACAGACAGTGAAAGAGTGTGTGTATCTGTCTGATCCAGGACCTCATGTGATTGTTCTGCTCTTTAGACATGAGCAGTGTTCAACAGAAGATCAAGAGTGTGTGGAGAAGGTGCTGGACTCTTTCTCTGAGCGAGTTTTACAACACACCATGGTCCTCACGACACAAGAGCCCACTGAAACCAATGAAATCCtacaaaaaattattcagaaatGTGCTAACAGACACTTCAGTATTCAGAGGAGTAGCTCTCCTGATGATCTTTTGCAGATTTTTGAGGACATTGTACGAATGAATGAAGAGCGACCCCTGGTTTGTGCTGAATACAAAGCTTCACAGTATCTTGCACAGAAACAACAAACCGAAGAACGAT TTTCAGAGGGCGTGAAGCTGAATCTGGTTGTGTATGGGAGTGACAGGACATTAAAATCCTCAATATCAGAGCGGATCCTGCAGCAGACAGAAAGAAGATCAGATGTGGAGCTTCATGGACGCCTGATCAATCTGGTGGAGCTTCCAGCTCTGTTTAACACTCAGCTCTCAGAGGAGGAAGTGATGC